A genomic region of Halopelagius longus contains the following coding sequences:
- the rnhB gene encoding ribonuclease HII, with protein MGDGRGEGERRAFRVGCDEAGKGPVLGPMVAAAVRADPAALPEGIDDSKRLAPARREEIAAALRDDDAVAVGVAVVPPSRIDAPETDMNSLTVAAHAEAVAAAARDGDAVVADAGDVDEARFGRRVASDVGDAGVEVSVRAEHGGDESYALVGAASVVAKVERDARVAAIAEEYAEYGPVGSGYPSDGTTRKFLREYVGETGELPDCARASWSTCDDVLAAAAQSSLDQF; from the coding sequence ATGGGAGACGGACGCGGCGAAGGCGAGAGACGCGCGTTTCGCGTCGGATGCGACGAAGCGGGGAAGGGGCCGGTTCTCGGCCCGATGGTCGCCGCCGCGGTGCGGGCGGACCCGGCGGCGCTTCCCGAGGGCATCGACGACTCGAAGCGTCTCGCGCCCGCCAGACGGGAGGAGATAGCCGCCGCCCTCCGCGATGACGACGCGGTGGCCGTCGGCGTCGCCGTCGTCCCGCCGTCGCGCATCGACGCCCCGGAGACGGACATGAACTCCTTGACCGTCGCCGCGCACGCCGAGGCAGTCGCCGCCGCGGCGCGGGACGGCGACGCCGTCGTCGCGGACGCCGGCGACGTTGACGAAGCGCGGTTCGGACGCCGCGTCGCGTCGGACGTCGGCGACGCCGGCGTCGAGGTGAGCGTCCGGGCGGAACACGGCGGCGACGAGTCGTACGCACTCGTCGGCGCGGCGAGCGTCGTCGCCAAGGTGGAACGGGACGCGCGCGTCGCCGCCATCGCCGAGGAGTACGCCGAGTACGGCCCCGTCGGAAGCGGGTACCCCAGCGACGGGACGACGCGGAAGTTCCTCCGCGAGTACGTGGGCGAGACGGGGGAACTGCCGGACTGTGCGCGCGCGTCGTGGTCCACGTGCGACGACGTTCTCGCCGCCGCGGCGCAGTCGTCGCTCGACCAGTTTTAG
- a CDS encoding UbiA family prenyltransferase codes for MVHDTQSLSNDPDRAASMQSRLTEWARRRGESWWDALVYSSAYLALIAMAEVAVVMSLLSLPSNAAPVVVGLVTFAVYTSDRIADADTDAVSNPRQAAFVRRHRDELYVLASLAYGLAVALSVLGGPVALAITLLPGAFWVLYASDWVPESGLPFHRLKEVLLVNSAVVAFAWAATLTFLPLAFADAAFTPTAAVVFAYFFLATFVNAEIPNVRDVEGDAAIGVSTLPVVFGVRRTRQALYGVNLAVVALAGYAAFSGYVSVAAALALLVGAGYSCAVTSLLGRTEREGALVLAAECTFLFVFVTLGIVRLLPV; via the coding sequence ATGGTACACGACACACAGTCGCTGTCGAACGACCCCGACAGAGCGGCGTCGATGCAAAGCAGACTGACCGAGTGGGCGAGGAGACGGGGAGAATCGTGGTGGGACGCGCTGGTGTACAGTTCGGCGTATCTCGCACTCATCGCGATGGCCGAAGTCGCCGTCGTGATGTCTCTCCTGTCGCTTCCGTCGAACGCCGCGCCGGTCGTCGTCGGACTCGTCACCTTCGCCGTCTACACGAGCGACCGCATCGCGGACGCGGACACCGACGCGGTTTCGAACCCCCGGCAGGCCGCGTTCGTCCGCCGGCACCGCGACGAACTCTACGTGCTCGCGTCGCTCGCGTACGGGCTCGCCGTCGCGCTCTCGGTCCTCGGCGGACCGGTGGCGCTGGCTATCACGCTCCTCCCGGGGGCGTTCTGGGTCCTCTACGCCTCCGATTGGGTGCCCGAGAGTGGCCTGCCGTTCCACCGCCTGAAGGAGGTTCTCCTCGTCAACTCCGCCGTCGTCGCCTTCGCGTGGGCGGCGACGCTGACGTTCCTCCCCCTCGCCTTCGCGGACGCGGCGTTCACGCCGACGGCCGCCGTCGTCTTCGCGTACTTCTTCCTCGCGACGTTCGTCAACGCCGAGATTCCGAACGTCCGCGACGTCGAGGGCGACGCGGCCATCGGCGTCTCGACGCTCCCGGTCGTCTTCGGCGTGCGTCGGACGCGACAGGCTCTCTACGGCGTCAACCTCGCGGTCGTCGCACTCGCCGGATACGCCGCCTTCTCGGGGTACGTCTCCGTCGCGGCGGCACTCGCGTTGCTCGTCGGCGCTGGCTACTCCTGCGCCGTCACCTCCTTGCTCGGTCGGACCGAGAGGGAGGGCGCTCTCGTCCTCGCCGCCGAGTGCACGTTCCTCTTCGTGTTCGTCACGCTCGGCATCGTCCGTCTGCTCCCCGTCTGA
- a CDS encoding histidine kinase N-terminal 7TM domain-containing protein, which produces MLPVTLLPPVLFATITVGTTAAFLAWRERPEPGSVPLVAMLSGQCWWSAFLIFQLQATTLDSKLFWMNLSWVGVVVIPVAWFLFALEYTGHDQYVRLRYVALLSVVPVLTVVLAVTSESHDLLYVESTLVRRNGVATLSRTPGPWFWLITVYTYLLGLLGSIPLFGLIRSDSLPFRGQSAALLVGTLAPWASNALFVAGVVPITGLDPTPIAFAVSGVAYLGALTRFRLLGTNPSPNRRARRLVFQRMQEAAIVVDSHDYVVDVNESAVETLGVAPREILGRPAAQFFPEYDELPEDGAATGRVTLDGDSREALYDATVTRITDFRGRAIGRVITLHDVSEHIRQQQRLEVLNRVLRHNIRTETNLIAGYADLIEKEAGDPRATTVKRHAANIAEIGEKAREISDIFEQGREPTEATPLADLLSEHVADVREAYPEATVTCDPLPEDVYVATVLDAVFSNLLENAAEHNPSDHPHVGVTVEVTDEWVRVAVADDGPGIDEYERSVLERGTESPLVHGSGLGLWLVTWATGVAGGTVSFEANDPTGSVVSVRVPSLSPGEAGRTAAETRSS; this is translated from the coding sequence GTGCTCCCCGTCACCCTGTTACCGCCGGTGTTGTTCGCCACGATTACCGTCGGAACGACGGCGGCGTTCCTCGCGTGGCGGGAACGGCCCGAACCGGGGTCGGTTCCCCTCGTAGCCATGCTGTCGGGGCAGTGCTGGTGGTCCGCCTTCCTCATCTTCCAGTTGCAGGCGACGACGCTCGACTCGAAGTTGTTCTGGATGAATCTCTCGTGGGTGGGCGTCGTCGTCATCCCCGTCGCGTGGTTCCTGTTCGCGTTGGAGTACACCGGACACGACCAGTACGTCCGCCTCCGGTACGTCGCCCTCCTCTCCGTCGTCCCCGTTCTCACCGTCGTCCTCGCGGTGACCAGCGAGTCCCACGACCTGCTGTACGTCGAATCGACGCTGGTCCGCCGCAACGGCGTCGCGACGCTCTCTCGAACCCCCGGCCCGTGGTTCTGGCTCATCACGGTGTACACGTACCTGCTCGGACTGCTGGGGTCGATTCCGCTCTTCGGCCTCATCCGGAGCGACTCGCTCCCGTTCCGCGGACAGAGCGCCGCGCTCCTCGTCGGGACGCTGGCCCCGTGGGCGAGCAACGCCCTGTTCGTCGCGGGCGTGGTTCCGATTACCGGGCTCGACCCGACGCCCATCGCCTTCGCCGTCTCCGGCGTCGCCTACCTCGGTGCGCTCACGCGGTTCCGACTGCTGGGGACGAACCCCTCGCCGAACCGGCGGGCGCGCCGCCTCGTCTTCCAACGGATGCAGGAGGCCGCCATCGTGGTCGATAGCCACGACTACGTGGTGGACGTAAACGAGAGCGCCGTCGAGACCCTCGGCGTCGCGCCGCGGGAGATACTCGGACGACCGGCGGCGCAGTTCTTCCCGGAGTACGACGAGTTGCCCGAGGACGGGGCGGCGACGGGCCGCGTCACCCTCGACGGCGACTCCCGGGAGGCGCTGTACGACGCCACCGTCACGCGAATCACCGACTTCCGCGGGCGGGCCATCGGCCGGGTCATCACCCTCCACGACGTCAGCGAGCACATCCGACAGCAACAGCGTCTGGAAGTGCTGAACCGAGTGCTCAGACACAACATCCGCACCGAGACGAACCTCATCGCCGGATACGCGGACCTCATAGAGAAGGAGGCGGGCGACCCGCGCGCGACCACCGTCAAGCGACACGCCGCGAACATCGCGGAGATAGGGGAGAAGGCGCGGGAGATTTCGGACATCTTCGAACAGGGGCGCGAACCGACCGAGGCGACGCCGCTTGCGGACCTCCTCTCCGAACACGTCGCGGACGTCCGCGAGGCGTACCCGGAGGCGACGGTCACCTGCGACCCCCTCCCCGAGGACGTGTACGTTGCCACCGTCCTCGACGCCGTCTTCTCGAATCTCCTCGAAAACGCCGCCGAACACAACCCGAGCGACCACCCGCACGTCGGAGTCACGGTCGAGGTGACCGACGAGTGGGTCCGCGTCGCCGTCGCCGACGACGGCCCCGGCATCGACGAGTACGAGCGCTCGGTGTTGGAACGCGGCACGGAGTCCCCCCTCGTCCACGGGAGCGGTCTGGGCCTCTGGTTGGTCACGTGGGCGACGGGCGTCGCCGGCGGAACAGTCTCCTTCGAGGCCAACGACCCGACCGGGTCGGTGGTCAGCGTGCGGGTTCCGTCGCTG